AAGTACAGGAGTGCAGATTTGGCGCTCACTGACCCCCGTACAGCCATTCCTCCTCCTCGTCTCCTGCACTCGCATCAGCGGTGGTGGTTTTATCCGCCTCCTCTGTAGACATCTTCTCCTCTGGGCTCTACAATGCGCTCCAGAAACCAAAGACACGGTCACAGACTAAAACCCACCAACCCCGAGAGACCGCGCGGATATTTCGGTGGGAAAAACACAAACGCACATACGAATATAGAAAACAAACGTATTGAATGATGTTTACGGAGCAATCCACACTTCCTTCAGTCTTTGTAGGATGTTCGTGCAGACTTGAGGACATCAGTTCCGGTTCATGGGTGTACAAATTAAAAGTCTCACACGCTCTACAAGTCATAGGTTTGGACACAGTTGACGgaaatgatgtttttttatgatcttaaaaatcatttttgcttatgCTTGAATACCTGGAATTAGTTAATGTGCAGTATACACGTGTAATCCTTTAATTAATAGTTCAGAcgataacataaaataattatgtatgaattattgaaattaatcaaattagGGTCTGTCTTGGACCTTGGTCCAGGTATAAAGTTATTGAAAAAAAGTCATTACATCTCATATAAACACCTGCTAAATGTTCACGAAAATAGTCTAATAGAGCTTTATTGCGCACATCAGCCACTAGATGTCTCTAAGCAAGTTCTCTTATATTCAATTCTTGGAGTGATCGATATAATTAGTGTGATTCTTTAACCTGTCATTATACCATGTTAATCCTGATTCCTAAAACAATTatctgtaaaaatgtatataggcctacattaaagtcaggtaataataataatttcatataatttagttaatgtaatttaataatcaGATCAAATGCATTTTCAGCAATAGTTTTATTTCAACAAATTTCTTATACAATTTAGGTCATGTGTAGCCTATGTGTTTTCCATAAACAATAATGAAATGTGCAAAtttctcacactcacacacattctAACTGACCAATTAGAAAATATTGAACTAGTTTTTTTCCCACACTCTCTTGCCTTGAAATTAgcctttttatataaatataaaaacaaaatgaacaaacttGAAAATGTTACACACTGGCgacacttatttttaattagtgcAAACAgacaataaatttaaatgtaaaaactataattaagcaatatttttgtgatttaaatagGTAAAActattaatacaaattaaaactaatatttatttacttgcctCCATTTTAACTGATTATATGATTGACTACTACTCTTACTTCAGTTCCATTATAATGTTTAATACTTAAAAATCAATAACAGACGCTTCATTAATTCctgtgttgtttgtgtttcGTCCCTCAGTGAAAGATCTCCTAACACTATGTGTGCACATTAACCTCTTTGACCAGTTACAGGAAACTCTGTGTGCAGGCTAGCATTACTGTGAGTGTTTGATGACCAAGCACTCGGACAGAGATACTCTTTCTTCTTCATTAAGTAAGCATATGCAATGgccccaaaaagtatttggataCTGAAGCCACACTTACTTAATCTCAAGTGACATCTTCAAACAAATAATGCTAGAGCTTTTCTCATAACTAATCAGTTTTCTGAGCCATTTTTGAGTGATTTCTAATGATATATGAAGTCAGTTCTCCTCAAGTTCACACAAGTGTCCTAGCAGAGAAACCACAGGTGAAGCCCATCACATTACCTATGTGCATGATTCACTAGCGTTTGATAACCAGAAAGCATTCAGATACTTCTTGTCTTCATTTTGATTAGTCTAgctgttgttttattatataaaacatatttaaaaatatgcaaaatatttcaattcTAAAATTGTtgtaaagttgttgtttttttttcaaataaactaACACTAGTTCTTAGATTGTGGCGTGCAAAAGTGGGACATAGAGAATAGTCAAAGCAATGCAAACACACAGGATGAGAGCATGAAtgaatgtataataatatagcATGACAAAGCCAAAACCCAGACATTTTTCAAACGATTTAAAATTCCTGGTCAAGACATATCTAGGAAAAATAGGATGTATGGTCACCCACTTTATTGCAatgacatttatacattttaagtgtgacttaagtgtccaaatatttTGGGACCTCTGTGAATATGGGATATACAGTTACTCAAATAaggattttaaatgttacaccTACTGGCACATTTTCCCATCAGATTCCCCAGCCGCTGTAAGAAATTAAGATTAAGATCTTAAAATGAGATGAATTAGGTAAAAAGAGGCATGTACTTGTTCTTAGCAGCTCTGTCATGGCTCGTTATAACAATTTCAATAGACAAACATCCCTGTGGATTCCAAAATTAAAGCAAGCCTCGGGGGCTGGATGTGATACAAGAATGAAGGCATCAAGGACAGTGATGTATTTTTAGCTGCAAGGGCCATCAATTTTAAACACCTTTTCATTCAGCGACAAATCTGAGCAGTGATTTGACTCACAAACATATTTACACCAATTTGCAACAGCTTAGAAATATTATAGTAGTTCAGcacttgtcatttaaaatcaacaaaaaaatgcaattgtcaaaatacttgtttttttatttagtttgtagTAGGTTATTAAGGGATTCGTGATTGCCTTCCCATGTTTTATTCATTGCTGTGAGCCAACTGAAACCTCTCATTGTGTATTAATTACATACGTAACATGCCTGTCGTGAATACACTCTAGCCCAATGTGTCCTTAAAAGACTCCCAGTGCTCAGGAAATGCTTCTGTGTGCAACTTTTACAGGAAAACCTGGTGCttgcaattaatcatttaattcgAACACATTAAAGAAGAATAATGAGTAGTACTGTATGTTTCTTAGAAGACAAAGACATCCAACCTAATTTAACAAAGTCAAGATGATCAACCTAATAAAGAGAATATACCTGATTGTTATGCACTGTTAAAAATACCATGTTCTTCAACTAACAGACCCTGATAAAGGTGACAAGCATCAACATGTACAATGCACTTTCAAAGCATCATCTGTAGCATGCCAATACATAAATCTATAGTCCCAAAGCCCTTGCACATTGAAATGTAACATTCCTTGAGTGGAGATTGCAGCCAACTAATTATTGATGAGAGGAAGTAATCATGTGCACTTGTGCCTAATGGAAAACGATACTAGGACTCGTCGAGCTCTTTGGCATTCGGTCTATTAAACCCTCAAACCTCTTTCTGTGGCCATGATAACATCTTCAAATGTATACAaagaagtaaacaaaaaaataggcTATAGGAGACATGGAAATTTGTCACAATGATTATAGCAAAGGAGCTTGAAGGTTTTGGTGTTGAAATCCAATTGGTTCCAGGCACCTAGTTCAAAATTTTCAGAATTTagaatatttatgtattatccTCCAAACTATAGATTGTAGTTAAATAGTGAACACAATAAACTCAAACTGGGATAATTTTATGCCAAGGGTCAAATATATTGTGGagcaaatttaaaatgaaaactgtattttcaaaaacatatgtATTTTACATCAATGTAAGTTTGGTGAAACTTTCAAGAGGTCAATCTGGTGTAAATTCACTAGCACACAAGGATCAAACTAATTTTTATtcacttattttcttttaaccATGGCAAAAACACtgatgaataaatgttaaagggatagttctcccaaccccccaaaaatgtcatttctgtATGACTTTATGTGTAGAACatagatattttaaatacttttggcCACCAAGCAGTTGATAATCTCAAAATGTCATCTTCCATGGAAGAAGGTTCACACAGGTTTGTAGACATGagaataattaacatttttaggtGAATATCCCTTTAAGTTCTTTATTTAAAGTTGCTGGATTATATTCAGAAGTAGGTTGGGCCAACTTGTCCtatgtgttttataaaacaTCATTTCATACAAtcagtttaattaaatgtgtgttACCTTTTAGGTAAAAAAATTGGTTTTGATTATTTTGTAGATGTTACAGCTACATTTTGGATGGATTGCTTTACTGTAAAAttgctttaaaaagaaaatatatgttaaaaatggcatttttacTTTGAAATTGAAAATGGCATTTTTACCTGAACAGTTTAAACTAAGACTTTCCCCTCAAATCGGCCAATAAATAGCAGATTCCcaatgtgacaacatgccccgaTAAAATCAATGTGTATTGATGGAACTGGacattatttaatctttttgtaGGCAAAACGTTAAGGTATGTGCCTATACAGAAATtgacattcaaaaataaaacctgaaaaatattaattgtgaaAACTAGCCCTGTCTCCCCTACACCTATAAGCCtaataaaaaagtcatttaCTCTGACACGCATCTTCTGAGTTAGCATGCTTAACCTCGCTCTCATCTCCAAACATATGTATTTCCACCAATGGACGCTGCATTTCGTTGTCCACCTTCTCCAAACTAACATAACCGACCTCCATAGTGTTAACAGAGCTGCCCTGATTAGTGGACACCGGATCCTTGCACTGAATATCAAGAAGTGTTTTGGTGCACAGGTCATGGCAGCACAGAAGTCGAGCAAAGGCATCTCTGAAATCAGAGTTGAAAGCATATATGATCGGATTAAGAGATGAATTGCACCAGCCGAACCACACGAACACGTTAAATGTTGCTTCGCTGACACAATTTGGCTTGTGGCAGAAAGGAACCGCACAGTTCAGGACGAAGAAGGGAAaccagcagcacacaaacacccCCATAATCACGGAGAGAGTTTTAAAGAGCTTGGTTTCTCTTATCGCGCGGTGTTGGAGAGGACAGGTGCGCGCACCTGCTCTGCAGCTCTGTGCGCGCTGCGCCGCGCGCTCCAACGAAGAGATGCTCTTGATTTGAACCTGAGCAATGCGGTAGATGCGCGTGTATGTGACCAGCATCACTGCTACGGGAATGTAAAAACTTATTAGAGAGGATGAAATGGCGTAGGTTCTGCTCAGACTCGAGTCACATGTTTCCTTGGTGGTCCAGTTGCTTGTGGTGACCGTTCCCAGGTCTGCCCGGTGCCAGTTCAGCTGTACGGGCACGAATGATATAGCCACCGATACGATCCAAGTTACGCTGACCATAACGAGGGCGACTCTACGGTTCATCTTCCTCTCGTATTGAAACGGGTTTGATATTGCCCAGTATCGATCCAAGCTGATTACGCACAGGTTCAGGATGGAAGCGGTGGAGCACATAATGTCAAAAGCCACCCAGCACTGGCAGAAAGAGCCAAACGCCCAGTGTCCTGTCACCTCCGTGGCCGCTTTCCACGGCATCACGAGAACCGCCACCAGCAGGTCGGACATCGCCAGAGACACGATGAAGATGTTGGTAACTTTTCCTCTCAGGTGACGGAAGCGCAAAACCGCAGCGCAAACCGTGAAATTCCCCAATAACGTCCACAGCACGAGGAGAGAGAGCGCGACACCTAGAAAAATGCGACCCGCTGGCTCTCCATGAGCGCTCAGGGATGTGAAGTTGTACATGTCTTTAAGTGTcacaaaataaccaaaaacaCACCAAAATATATTCCGTGAGGCGGACACCGCATACTCCCCACCAAAGCAATCCCATCTACTCCAGCGTTTTGACCGGATCTTACCGTTGACCTCATTGTTTCTTAAGACCCTCGCTGAAATGTTCACACGACTGAACGACAATCTGAAGTGTCTCGTGTCAGGTTCCTCTGCAGGTCACAGTCATACTGGTGAAGAACGCCCTCTTTTGCTTATTTTACCCAATAGATAGCCTACAGTGTCACAAAAACGTTTTTAGACGCTTAATCCATCTCCATAATGAAAAATGcattcatgtaatttaattacaacaatatataggcctaagctgataaataaatatttgttttttggttGGAACATGTACAAGATAGTGTACATCTTGGCCCCTTAGCCAATAATATCACATGCCAATAAACACACATGtaagaaatcttggtgtaaccTTTGACTCGGAGTTGAAGTTTGATAGACAACCACTATGTTACCAGACCTTTAAGATCATCTCAGAGTTTGCTTTTACATGTTCCAAGATCACGGTTGAAAACCAAAGGTTTTCTGTGGCAGCCCCACGTCTGTGGAATAGCCTTCCATTGGTCATTAGATCTTGTCACTCATTAGActgttttaaatcaatgttgaaaacacacCTCTACTCTGTGGCATATAGCTGCCCCTAGCTGTTGGGACATTGGTCAGTGATGTatattgttgtgttttgtgtctgttttttgattaatttttatatgtaaaGCGATTTGGTCAACTggagttgttttaaatgtgctatataaataaatgttgattgaTTGATGTTTTCAGGTAAAGCAaaagttcaccccaaaattaaaatttgcagAAAATCACCCtgaggccatccgagatgtagatgagtttgtttcttcattgaacagatttggagaaatttagcattacatcacttactcaccaatggatccttagaagtgaatgggtgccgtcagaatgagagctcaaaaagttgataaaaacatcacaataatccacaagtaatccacaggACTCGAAAACAAAggcattaagacatttttaatttcaaaccattgcttcctaTTAAAATATAAGTCTAATATGACTCTATTCATTGCTGTCTCCAGTAAAAAGTCattttgtctgaatcaggagagaaatatgcacagataaaGCTGTGTtcaagtgaaaacagacaaaagagttctaaacaaatatgttggtggactCTTTCAAGTGTTATAGATTATGAACTGGTATTTTGGCAAggcagtttaaagttaaaatgccttgatggatttgtttcttacaaacagattttctcttcacaacataaattaaaatttttgggtgaaccgtTTCTTTAATGTAATGACCTACAGTGCACCCCTTAAGGTGCCATCACATTAGAGATATTTCAGTGACATTTTACATAGCAAGACTTTTCAATAGAATAGCGATATATGAAGGAGTGATGACTCATAAGTCACTTTGAATCCATGATCCATGTGGCGAATTTGAGACTAATTTAAACACATCTACCTGGGGAATTTAAACTTAAAAGAGGACACAATGAATTAACTTGAACAGTATAGCCTACTTAACATTATTTgcagaattttacattttaaaccatgttatataatataaaccaCTATTATTGAAATCACATTAATTATACTGACCTTTTCTGTATGAGTAttttcatccaaaaacaaaatgaaaattttagtGACGGACTGATAAGGTTTTTCATACTAATACCAATATCTGAA
The genomic region above belongs to Onychostoma macrolepis isolate SWU-2019 chromosome 01, ASM1243209v1, whole genome shotgun sequence and contains:
- the LOC131544652 gene encoding D(1) dopamine receptor; its protein translation is MYNFTSLSAHGEPAGRIFLGVALSLLVLWTLLGNFTVCAAVLRFRHLRGKVTNIFIVSLAMSDLLVAVLVMPWKAATEVTGHWAFGSFCQCWVAFDIMCSTASILNLCVISLDRYWAISNPFQYERKMNRRVALVMVSVTWIVSVAISFVPVQLNWHRADLGTVTTSNWTTKETCDSSLSRTYAISSSLISFYIPVAVMLVTYTRIYRIAQVQIKSISSLERAAQRAQSCRAGARTCPLQHRAIRETKLFKTLSVIMGVFVCCWFPFFVLNCAVPFCHKPNCVSEATFNVFVWFGWCNSSLNPIIYAFNSDFRDAFARLLCCHDLCTKTLLDIQCKDPVSTNQGSSVNTMEVGYVSLEKVDNEMQRPLVEIHMFGDESEVKHANSEDACQSK